A genome region from Opitutaceae bacterium includes the following:
- a CDS encoding SWIM zinc finger family protein, giving the protein MSWEWGYRPYVSVAERRAKAERHARTRLKKGERLAPVRIEGRTIARTFWGQAWCRHLESFSDYANRLPRGRTYVRNGSVLDLQIEPGKIKAQIMGSRLYHGTVTIAPLAPAQWKAIKAECAGRIDSLVGLLQGRLSDAVMRVITDREKGLFPQPSEIKLACSCPDWADLCKHLAAVLYGVGARLDTHPELLFLLRGVDHLELIGAAADSPALTQAGTDDGAMAADQLSDVFGIDIEPVAKVAAPSEPASAKRKPATTAGPAGATKSSRRKSAAPRAVKKKGGSGKKTVRGRKASG; this is encoded by the coding sequence ATGAGTTGGGAATGGGGCTACCGTCCCTATGTCAGTGTCGCCGAACGCCGGGCCAAAGCCGAACGGCATGCGCGTACGCGCTTGAAAAAAGGGGAGCGGCTCGCTCCGGTGAGAATCGAAGGGCGCACCATCGCGCGCACCTTCTGGGGACAGGCATGGTGCCGGCATCTTGAATCCTTCAGCGACTACGCCAACCGCCTGCCACGCGGCCGAACCTACGTGCGCAACGGCTCGGTGCTCGATCTGCAGATCGAGCCGGGAAAAATCAAGGCGCAGATCATGGGCTCCAGGCTCTATCATGGAACCGTGACCATCGCCCCGCTCGCACCGGCGCAATGGAAGGCGATCAAGGCCGAATGCGCCGGTAGGATCGACTCGCTGGTCGGACTGCTGCAGGGGCGCCTTTCGGACGCGGTCATGCGTGTGATCACGGACCGGGAGAAGGGGTTGTTCCCGCAGCCCTCGGAAATCAAGCTCGCCTGCAGTTGCCCGGACTGGGCGGATCTGTGCAAACACCTCGCCGCGGTGCTCTACGGCGTGGGTGCGCGCCTCGACACCCATCCGGAGCTGCTCTTCCTGCTGCGCGGGGTCGACCACCTTGAACTCATTGGCGCGGCGGCGGATTCCCCGGCTCTGACCCAGGCCGGGACGGACGACGGAGCGATGGCCGCGGACCAGTTGTCGGACGTTTTCGGCATCGACATCGAGCCGGTTGCCAAGGTCGCTGCGCCCTCAGAGCCCGCGTCCGCAAAACGAAAACCGGCCACGACTGCCGGCCCTGCGGGGGCGACCAAGTCGAGCCGCCGGAAGTCAGCAGCACCGCGCGCCGTGAAGAAAAAAGGCGGATCCGGAAAAAAAACGGTCCGAGGCCGGAAGGCGTCCGGATGA
- a CDS encoding DUF4159 domain-containing protein, with amino-acid sequence MNPSESAPAGRRVSNNRIQGVAPSLRRAVIPGFVLVLLSPAAASGLRAQGWWGEGGQVGEEVRTAREIPSHSTDTPNWENPRRFRHDVFTFVRIRYDRGNFGYGRSRGGWRTDLPDSDLNLSYRLQQMTSVKVDPDGRIIRLTDPELADYPFIYIVEPGGLYLNESEVRALRKYLLNGGFLMLDDFWGEREWASMEHELRKVFPDRSFTDIPLSHPVYHCVFEIKSKAQVPNIYTGVQSQVTGVTWEREDAQVVHHRGLFDDKGRLMAIATHNTDNGDGWEREGENDYYFHTFSEKIAYPLGINIIFYAMTH; translated from the coding sequence ATGAACCCGTCGGAGAGCGCGCCAGCGGGCAGGCGTGTATCGAATAATCGGATACAAGGCGTCGCTCCGTCGCTCCGGCGCGCGGTGATTCCCGGATTCGTGCTAGTGCTTCTTTCCCCGGCGGCGGCGTCAGGGCTGCGGGCGCAGGGCTGGTGGGGGGAGGGCGGGCAGGTGGGCGAGGAGGTTCGCACCGCACGCGAGATTCCCTCGCACAGCACCGACACGCCGAACTGGGAGAATCCGCGGCGCTTCAGGCACGACGTCTTCACGTTCGTGCGCATCCGGTACGACCGCGGCAACTTCGGCTACGGGCGTTCGCGCGGAGGATGGCGCACGGATCTGCCGGACAGTGATCTCAACCTTTCCTACCGCCTTCAGCAGATGACCTCGGTCAAGGTCGATCCCGACGGCCGCATCATCCGCCTCACCGATCCGGAGCTGGCCGACTACCCCTTCATCTACATCGTGGAGCCGGGGGGGCTTTATCTCAATGAGAGCGAGGTGCGGGCGCTCAGGAAGTATCTGCTGAACGGAGGATTCCTCATGCTCGACGACTTCTGGGGCGAGCGCGAATGGGCCAGCATGGAGCACGAGCTCAGGAAGGTGTTTCCGGATCGTTCGTTCACCGACATTCCGCTCAGCCACCCGGTCTACCACTGCGTCTTCGAGATCAAGTCCAAGGCGCAGGTGCCCAACATCTACACCGGCGTGCAGAGCCAGGTCACGGGCGTGACCTGGGAGCGCGAGGATGCGCAGGTGGTTCACCATCGCGGGCTCTTCGATGACAAGGGAAGGCTGATGGCGATAGCGACGCACAACACCGACAATGGCGACGGCTGGGAGCGCGAGGGGGAGAACGACTACTATTTTCACACGTTTTCCGAGAAGATCGCCTATCCGCTTGGAATAAACATCATCTTCTATGCAATGACCCACTGA
- a CDS encoding DUF3185 family protein: protein MNKIIGIVLIVVGAFLFYKGWSQKDSMAGAAAEASAKVANAVDGGTRTPKHMVYMVAGGVIALVGIGVAMKRSAA from the coding sequence ATGAACAAGATTATTGGTATCGTTTTGATCGTTGTCGGCGCATTCCTCTTCTACAAGGGCTGGTCCCAGAAGGATTCCATGGCCGGTGCCGCAGCAGAAGCCAGTGCGAAAGTCGCCAACGCTGTCGACGGCGGCACCCGCACGCCAAAACACATGGTCTACATGGTCGCCGGCGGCGTGATCGCCCTGGTCGGCATTGGCGTGGCCATGAAGCGCTCCGCAGCCTGA
- the ltrA gene encoding group II intron reverse transcriptase/maturase has protein sequence MTNDGENRAAPVAGVTPPQQAADIRERWPWVERTVWTERMLTRLEQSEPATKWFRLWDKVLDARNLQAAFRSVWRNAGAPGVDGQTTGQFEAKAEAELARLREELQGRRYRRQPARRVWIPKPGTTEQRPLGIPAVRDRTVEAALRHVLEPIFERDFAEHSYGFRPGRGCRDAVGRVQELLSEGRGWCVDVDLKSYFDTIPHDRLMALLEQRIVDGSVLTLISQSLKAGVLEELKGWQPTERGTPQGAVISPMLSNLYLNPLDHEMVRRGWAMVRYADDFVVLCPTREEAESVLAWLREWTTGAGLTLHPTKTRIVNVATEGFDFLGWHFRGAKKWPRKKSVQKLHDKLRPLTRRANGRSLGEIIAKVNPILRGWHGYFHDSLPSGLSDMDGWLRRRLRAMLRKREKRPAFGFSRNDHTQWPNRWFAAQGLFSLKHGSCTYGQSR, from the coding sequence ATGACGAACGACGGTGAAAACCGAGCGGCGCCAGTGGCGGGGGTGACCCCGCCTCAGCAAGCCGCAGACATCCGCGAGCGCTGGCCGTGGGTGGAACGCACGGTGTGGACCGAACGCATGCTGACCCGGCTCGAACAAAGCGAGCCGGCAACGAAGTGGTTCCGGCTCTGGGACAAGGTGCTCGACGCGCGCAATCTTCAGGCGGCCTTCCGGTCGGTCTGGCGCAACGCGGGTGCCCCCGGAGTCGACGGCCAAACGACAGGGCAGTTTGAAGCCAAAGCCGAAGCCGAACTGGCCCGGCTGCGCGAAGAACTGCAGGGTAGACGCTACCGCCGCCAACCGGCGCGACGCGTCTGGATACCGAAACCCGGCACGACCGAACAACGCCCGCTGGGCATTCCAGCGGTGCGGGACCGGACCGTGGAAGCGGCGCTGCGGCACGTGCTCGAACCCATATTCGAGCGCGACTTTGCCGAGCACAGCTACGGGTTCAGGCCCGGACGTGGATGCCGCGATGCGGTGGGACGCGTGCAGGAACTCCTGAGCGAGGGACGCGGCTGGTGCGTGGACGTCGATCTCAAGAGTTACTTCGATACGATTCCGCACGACCGGTTGATGGCGCTGCTCGAACAACGCATCGTGGACGGCAGCGTCCTGACGTTGATCTCCCAGAGCCTGAAAGCCGGAGTGCTGGAGGAACTCAAGGGCTGGCAGCCGACCGAGCGCGGGACTCCGCAAGGGGCCGTGATCAGTCCGATGTTGTCGAACCTGTACCTCAACCCGCTCGACCACGAAATGGTCCGGCGAGGGTGGGCAATGGTGCGATACGCGGATGACTTTGTCGTGCTGTGCCCGACCAGGGAGGAAGCTGAAAGCGTGCTGGCGTGGCTGCGCGAATGGACCACGGGAGCGGGGCTGACCCTGCACCCGACCAAGACCCGCATCGTCAACGTCGCAACCGAAGGCTTCGACTTTCTGGGCTGGCACTTCCGCGGGGCCAAGAAATGGCCCCGGAAGAAAAGCGTGCAGAAACTGCATGACAAGCTGCGTCCGCTCACGCGGCGCGCCAATGGGCGAAGCCTCGGCGAAATCATCGCCAAGGTGAACCCCATCCTGCGGGGCTGGCACGGTTACTTCCATGACAGCCTGCCGTCCGGTCTTAGTGACATGGACGGCTGGCTGCGGCGTCGCCTGCGCGCGATGCTGCGAAAACGGGAGAAACGCCCCGCCTTCGGGTTTAGCCGTAACGATCATACCCAATGGCCAAACCGCTGGTTTGCGGCACAAGGATTGTTCAGTCTGAAGCACGGTTCTTGTACCTACGGTCAGTCTCGCTGA
- a CDS encoding AAA family ATPase, whose amino-acid sequence MSENPSEAASAETPPPLPADRFAVERESAKRLREGRARIESELAKVIVGQGAIIEQILIALLAGGHCLITGAPGLAKTLLVKSIARIFRLDFQRIQFTPDLMPADVTGTEILQDVLGERKIAFVRGPVFANMVLADEINRTPPKTQAALLEAMQEHQVTAGGVRHPLPEPFFVLATQNPIEMEGTYPLPEAQLDRFMFNVVVDYLPEDEEVEVVTRTTRAEGEAIEPLFDGADVLGFHALVRTVPVADEMVRYAVRLAASSRPRQAGAPDFVKNWVNWGAGTRAAQFLILGAKARALLHGRSHVGVDDIQALATPTLRHRILLNYRAEADGVRIEDIVARLVAAQAAPV is encoded by the coding sequence ATGTCCGAGAATCCCTCAGAAGCAGCATCCGCTGAAACTCCGCCGCCACTGCCCGCCGATCGCTTTGCCGTCGAACGCGAATCCGCAAAACGACTCCGCGAGGGGCGTGCGCGCATTGAGTCCGAGCTGGCGAAGGTCATCGTCGGCCAGGGCGCGATCATCGAGCAGATCCTGATCGCGCTGCTCGCGGGCGGGCACTGCCTCATCACGGGAGCGCCGGGCCTGGCGAAGACCCTGCTGGTGAAATCGATCGCGCGGATCTTCCGCCTGGATTTCCAGCGGATCCAGTTCACGCCCGACCTCATGCCGGCTGATGTGACGGGCACGGAGATCCTCCAGGATGTGCTCGGCGAAAGAAAGATCGCGTTCGTCCGCGGGCCGGTTTTCGCGAACATGGTGCTGGCGGATGAAATCAACCGCACCCCGCCGAAAACGCAGGCCGCACTGCTGGAAGCCATGCAGGAGCATCAGGTGACGGCCGGTGGCGTGCGTCATCCGCTGCCGGAGCCATTTTTTGTTCTGGCGACGCAGAACCCGATCGAGATGGAGGGCACGTATCCGCTGCCCGAGGCGCAGCTCGACCGGTTCATGTTCAACGTCGTGGTGGACTACCTGCCCGAGGATGAGGAGGTGGAGGTGGTGACGCGCACCACGCGGGCCGAAGGAGAAGCGATTGAACCCCTGTTCGATGGCGCGGACGTGCTCGGTTTTCACGCGCTTGTCCGCACGGTGCCGGTCGCGGATGAGATGGTGCGTTACGCGGTGCGCCTGGCCGCCTCCTCGCGTCCGCGGCAGGCGGGAGCTCCGGACTTCGTCAAGAACTGGGTGAACTGGGGCGCGGGTACGCGCGCCGCGCAGTTCCTGATCCTCGGAGCCAAGGCCAGGGCGCTCCTGCACGGCCGGTCGCATGTGGGCGTCGACGACATCCAGGCGCTAGCCACCCCGACGCTGCGCCACCGCATCCTGCTCAACTATCGGGCGGAGGCGGACGGCGTGCGCATCGAAGACATCGTCGCCAGGCTGGTCGCTGCGCAGGCCGCGCCGGTTTGA
- a CDS encoding DEAD/DEAH box helicase — MACGKKQEDVPFSFSPQGRLHLDPFSSLSADVEARAAGFLRQAAERSSAHLLLSLATDTLDTALPPIAAFWREFGRRYLTRLCHTPELPPDGTGIEVPPEDELTALTGAVPPMPGAEYVSPDALLRLWRELDTLAQSEIRSCAGGPQAWLKARNPVWQVVGRVTFHLAENKKNPDRPFAFLATYAHRVSDDARPQYLPLGRALQEYAGARNRSALLALLAPVQRAAEKSALARELVDSQRVFQPQAWLPREAHRFLRDIPLFEEAGLLVRIPDWWRPGHPPRPTVSVTVGGRKAAGLGLNALLDFNVALTLDGEALTPEEWERIVSADAGLALIKGKWVEVDREKLRAVLDHWRSLDAVRKNEGVSFAEALRLLSGAQPGAEAGEDADSDVRAWSSVRAGDWLESVLAELRQPAATAAAASPPGLRATLRPYQATGVHWLHFLRKLKLGACLADDMGLGKTVQVLAAVLQARAEQPGAAPVLLVLPASLMGNWLAEAARFAPTLRLLAVHPSETEADALAEAARDPATALAGIDIVITTYGLLTRLDWLRRQEWSLAILDEAQAIKNPGARQTRAVKELKASVRIALTGTPVENSLGDLWSLFDFLNPGLLGSARNFTRYTKRLAQSTEPGAFAPLRQLVRPYILRRLKSDRSVIADLPDKTEMHALCSLTKRQAALYEQAVDELAERIANVDGIERRGVVLAALMRLKQLCNHPAQWLGGGDFNPADSGKFQRLAELATEIASRQEKVLVFTQFREMTRPLQHFLTTLFQRPGLVLHGGTRVAERRGLVERFQREDGPPFFILSLKAGGTGLNLTEAGHVIHFDRWWNPAVENQATDRAYRIGQRKNVLVHKFVCRGTVEEKIDRLIADKQALAADVLSDGGELSLTEMGNAELLKFVSLDLRAAVQDA; from the coding sequence CTGGCGTGTGGCAAAAAACAAGAGGATGTGCCGTTTTCGTTTTCTCCGCAGGGTCGTCTTCACCTGGATCCCTTCTCATCCCTCTCTGCGGATGTGGAAGCCCGCGCGGCAGGTTTCCTGCGACAGGCCGCGGAGCGATCCTCCGCCCACCTGCTGCTGAGCCTGGCGACAGACACCCTCGATACCGCACTGCCGCCAATAGCGGCGTTTTGGCGCGAGTTCGGACGACGCTACCTCACGCGACTGTGCCACACGCCCGAGCTGCCCCCGGATGGCACGGGAATCGAAGTTCCGCCTGAGGACGAACTCACCGCCCTCACCGGCGCCGTGCCGCCCATGCCGGGCGCGGAGTACGTATCCCCCGATGCGCTCCTCAGGCTCTGGCGTGAACTCGACACGCTTGCGCAATCGGAAATCCGCTCTTGTGCCGGCGGCCCCCAGGCTTGGCTGAAAGCACGCAACCCCGTCTGGCAGGTGGTCGGACGGGTGACGTTTCACCTGGCTGAAAACAAGAAGAATCCGGACCGCCCGTTTGCGTTCCTCGCCACCTATGCGCACCGCGTGTCCGACGATGCCAGACCGCAATACCTGCCGCTCGGCCGCGCGCTCCAGGAGTATGCCGGTGCGCGCAATCGCAGCGCCCTGCTGGCGCTGCTTGCGCCGGTGCAGCGCGCCGCGGAGAAAAGCGCGCTCGCCCGCGAACTGGTGGATTCGCAGCGGGTTTTTCAACCGCAGGCCTGGCTGCCGCGCGAAGCGCATCGGTTTCTGCGCGACATCCCGCTTTTCGAGGAGGCCGGGCTGCTCGTGCGCATCCCCGACTGGTGGAGGCCGGGACACCCCCCGCGCCCCACGGTGAGCGTCACCGTCGGCGGACGCAAAGCCGCGGGACTCGGGCTCAACGCCCTGCTCGATTTCAACGTTGCGCTGACCTTGGACGGTGAGGCCCTGACACCCGAGGAGTGGGAACGGATCGTCAGCGCCGATGCCGGGCTCGCCCTGATCAAAGGCAAATGGGTCGAGGTGGACCGGGAAAAACTCCGGGCCGTGCTCGATCATTGGAGGAGCCTCGATGCGGTTCGGAAAAACGAGGGCGTTTCGTTTGCCGAGGCGCTGAGGCTGCTCAGCGGCGCGCAGCCCGGCGCCGAGGCGGGTGAAGACGCGGACAGTGATGTCCGCGCGTGGTCGAGCGTGCGGGCCGGCGACTGGCTGGAAAGCGTCCTCGCCGAACTGCGTCAGCCCGCGGCGACAGCCGCCGCAGCCTCCCCTCCCGGCCTGAGGGCCACGCTGCGGCCCTATCAGGCGACAGGCGTGCACTGGCTGCATTTCCTTCGCAAGCTCAAGCTCGGAGCCTGCCTGGCGGATGACATGGGACTCGGTAAAACCGTGCAGGTTCTGGCCGCGGTTCTGCAGGCGCGAGCCGAGCAGCCCGGCGCTGCTCCCGTGCTGCTGGTGCTGCCAGCTTCGCTTATGGGCAACTGGCTCGCGGAGGCCGCGCGGTTTGCGCCGACACTGCGGCTTCTTGCCGTGCATCCGTCCGAAACGGAAGCCGATGCACTGGCGGAGGCCGCCCGGGATCCCGCGACCGCGCTGGCCGGCATCGATATCGTGATCACGACCTACGGCCTGCTGACGAGACTGGACTGGCTGCGCCGGCAGGAATGGAGTCTCGCGATCCTCGACGAGGCGCAGGCGATCAAGAACCCCGGCGCCCGCCAGACGCGCGCGGTCAAGGAACTCAAGGCGTCCGTGCGCATCGCGCTCACCGGCACACCTGTCGAAAACAGTCTCGGCGACCTCTGGTCGCTCTTCGATTTCCTGAATCCCGGCCTGCTGGGCAGCGCGCGCAATTTTACGCGCTACACCAAACGCCTGGCGCAAAGCACCGAGCCGGGCGCCTTCGCCCCGTTGCGGCAGCTCGTGCGACCCTACATCCTGCGCCGGCTCAAATCCGACCGTTCCGTCATCGCCGATCTGCCGGACAAGACCGAGATGCACGCCTTGTGCTCCCTCACGAAGCGGCAGGCCGCGCTCTACGAGCAGGCCGTGGACGAACTCGCGGAGCGGATCGCCAACGTCGATGGCATTGAACGCCGTGGAGTCGTGCTGGCCGCGCTGATGCGTCTCAAGCAGCTCTGCAATCACCCGGCCCAGTGGCTCGGGGGCGGCGATTTCAATCCGGCGGACAGCGGAAAATTCCAGCGCCTCGCCGAACTCGCCACCGAGATCGCCTCGCGTCAGGAAAAGGTGCTCGTGTTCACCCAGTTTCGGGAGATGACCAGGCCGCTCCAACATTTCCTGACGACGCTTTTCCAGCGCCCAGGCCTCGTCCTGCACGGCGGCACCCGGGTGGCGGAGCGGCGCGGTCTCGTCGAGCGATTCCAGCGCGAGGATGGACCGCCGTTCTTCATTCTGTCGCTCAAGGCCGGCGGCACCGGGCTCAACCTGACCGAAGCCGGACACGTCATCCACTTCGACCGATGGTGGAATCCTGCGGTCGAAAATCAGGCGACTGACCGCGCCTATCGCATCGGACAGAGGAAGAACGTGCTCGTCCACAAGTTCGTCTGCCGTGGCACGGTCGAGGAAAAGATCGACCGGCTGATCGCCGACAAGCAGGCGCTGGCGGCCGATGTGCTGAGCGACGGCGGTGAGCTTTCACTGACAGAGATGGGCAACGCTGAGCTGCTGAAATTCGTCTCGCTTGACCTGCGGGCAGCTGTTCAGGATGCGTGA